The segment ATCATTGAATAGTAACTTTAGGTGAACACAAGAAAGAGGATTATCTTATGCCTACAACTCGTGACATTACACTAACAGTTCAGGAAGCACCGGTACAGGACAAGGGAAAAGATATTGCCCGGATTACATGGGAGACGATGGAGAAACTGGGACTCTCCAGAGGTGATGTGATTGAGATTGAAGGAACCAGTAAAACCTATGCTCTCGTCTCCCCGGCTAGTTCCCCATGGGCTGACGCGATATTTATTGATGGGAACATTCGCCGGAGAGCTGGTGTTGGAATCAGGGAACAGGCTGTCATCAGGAGAGCTGAAACAAGAGAAGCCAAGAAGATTGAGTTTCAGATCATCCAGGATGTCCAGGGACTTGATATCAGGGACCTGGAGCAGTTCCTCTCTGAGCAACTCCAGGGTACTCTGATCTTCCAGGGAAAAGAGATCGCTATCCCTGTAGAAAGTTCTGAGCGAAGCTCCTTTGATGACTTCTTCAGATCTCGTGACTTTGGGGGATCGTTCTGGAATACTCCGACTGCCTATGTTGTGGTGCGTATCACGGCAACCGATCCAAGTGGTGCTGCGATTCCATCGCAAAAAACCAGATTCTCGGTAGTCAGGGCCGGAAAACAGGCAACAGCACCTGCTGGCCGGGCAGGTTCACAAGGATCACCATCCGGAGAGAGTGGCGAGAAGGAGAAGTATATACCGGACGTTCATTACGAGGATATCGGAGGTCTGGGTCGTGAACTCTCACTCGTGAGAGAGATGATCGAGTTACCGCTACGAAATCCTGATCTCTTCAACCACCTTGGCATTGAACCGCCAAAAGGAGTACTGCTCTATGGTCCACCGGGAACCGGTAAAACCCTGATCGCCAAGGCAGTTGCAAATGAGGTGAATGCCCACTTCATCACCCTCTCAGGCCCTGAGATCATGAACAAGTATTACGGGGAGAGTGAGGGGAAGCTTCGTGAAGTCTTTGAAGAGGCCGAAGAACATGCACCGTCTATCATCTTCATCGATGAGATTGACTCAATTGCACCAAAGCGTGAGGATACTAAGGGTGAGGTCGAACGCCGGATCGTTGCCCAGCTCCTTTCCCTGATGGACGGGCTGAAAAGCCGTGGCAAGGTTATCGTAATTGCTGCCACCAACCTGCCTGATAACCTGGATCCAGCACTCCGCCGTGGAGGAAGATTTGACCGGGAGATCGAGATTGGAATTCCTGACATATCAGGGAGAATGGCGATCTTTCAGATCCACTCGCAGCGGGTTCCATTAGACGTTGGGGGTATCACCATCGGTGAGGATCAGTTGACTCGCGATGAAAAAATGCAGATCTCACGGCTCGATGAGGACATCTCAAGTCTTGAAGGAAAGATTTCCACTGACGAGAATGCCGAATCAAAGGCAGAGTCTGAACGAAGGCTTGTTGATATCAAGGCCCAGAAAGAGGAGGTTGAGAACCAGATACGTCGCCGGCTCTTCCTTCAGCCATTTGCCAATCAGACCCACGGCTTTGTT is part of the Methanospirillum lacunae genome and harbors:
- a CDS encoding CDC48 family AAA ATPase, translated to MPTTRDITLTVQEAPVQDKGKDIARITWETMEKLGLSRGDVIEIEGTSKTYALVSPASSPWADAIFIDGNIRRRAGVGIREQAVIRRAETREAKKIEFQIIQDVQGLDIRDLEQFLSEQLQGTLIFQGKEIAIPVESSERSSFDDFFRSRDFGGSFWNTPTAYVVVRITATDPSGAAIPSQKTRFSVVRAGKQATAPAGRAGSQGSPSGESGEKEKYIPDVHYEDIGGLGRELSLVREMIELPLRNPDLFNHLGIEPPKGVLLYGPPGTGKTLIAKAVANEVNAHFITLSGPEIMNKYYGESEGKLREVFEEAEEHAPSIIFIDEIDSIAPKREDTKGEVERRIVAQLLSLMDGLKSRGKVIVIAATNLPDNLDPALRRGGRFDREIEIGIPDISGRMAIFQIHSQRVPLDVGGITIGEDQLTRDEKMQISRLDEDISSLEGKISTDENAESKAESERRLVDIKAQKEEVENQIRRRLFLQPFANQTHGFVGADISLTVKEAAMHALRKGLEKVPPKDLKEGKIDKNLIASIRVTPGDFQAALSHVEPSAMREVLIEVPDVSWDQVGGLEEVKKDLREAVEWPLRYPQLFSHLQTKTPKGILLFGPPGTGKTMMAKAVAHESECNFISVKGPELISKWVGESEKGVREVFRKARQAAPSIIFFDEIDSLVPKRGSYSDATHVTESVVSQILTEMDGMEELKNVTIIAATNRPDMLDDALMRPGRLERHIFVPPPGKEGRKQIFEVYLKDSGTLLTADVSIDDLALKTEGYVGADIEALIREAKLAAMREFIALMVGRTDRELEEAVANVRVTSRHFDEAFGRVKGSLDETTREHYVRDSWKILYNEDQKKILEKAAFIIASAENLGIPENEISKLKDVIYSGTIKDFTGIEKHTQELDKKYNPTK